A genomic window from Exiguobacterium acetylicum DSM 20416 includes:
- the folK gene encoding 2-amino-4-hydroxy-6-hydroxymethyldihydropteridine diphosphokinase translates to MKEAYIALGSNIGDKAAHLRAAIARLRALPSVHDVKTSSIYETVPVGYLDQDLFYNMVVAVRTTDEADVLLGRLQEIEQLEGHERLFKNGPRTLDLDILLYEEERIDLEGLTVPHPRMQERAFVLAPLRELAATFVVPGLGQSVERLYQQLPETERNGVRRLGGLLEAEEQ, encoded by the coding sequence ATGAAGGAAGCTTATATTGCACTCGGTTCGAACATCGGTGATAAAGCGGCTCACTTAAGAGCAGCGATTGCTCGCCTAAGAGCGTTACCGTCCGTTCATGACGTAAAGACCTCTTCCATTTATGAGACTGTACCTGTCGGGTATCTAGATCAGGATTTATTCTATAATATGGTCGTCGCAGTTCGAACGACGGATGAGGCAGATGTCTTACTTGGACGACTGCAGGAAATTGAACAGCTAGAAGGACACGAGCGTCTGTTCAAAAATGGACCACGGACGCTTGACTTAGATATTTTGCTGTATGAGGAAGAACGCATTGACCTCGAAGGATTAACCGTTCCGCATCCGCGGATGCAAGAGCGGGCATTCGTTCTCGCACCATTACGTGAGCTCGCAGCAACATTCGTCGTACCTGGTCTTGGGCAAAGTGTCGAGCGGTTGTATCAGCAGTTACCGGAGACAGAACGAAACGGTGTGCGACGCTTAGGTGGTCTTTTAGAAGCGGAGGAACAATAA
- the lysS gene encoding lysine--tRNA ligase yields the protein MEMNDQMQVRLGKMNAMREQGLDPFGARFERSTDTASIRASFGEHTKEELAELKPEVAIAGRVMTTRRKGKVSFTNVQDVQGQIQLYVRKDDVGEDAYEIYKTCDLGDIVGIQGYVFKTNVGELSVHVTAFTLLTKALRPLPDKYHGLKDIEQRYRQRYLDLITNQESRETFIARSKVIRGIRQYLDNLGYLEVETPMLHTIAGGASARPFITHHNALDMTLYMRIAIELHLKRLIVGGLEKVYEIGRVFRNEGISTRHNPEFTMIELYEAYADYKDIMNLTENLIAHVAQEVLGTTQVTYGEDVIDLSVGWKRAHMVDLVKEATGVDFFEQISNERALELAHEHGVEVQSHMTTGHILNEFFEQKVEETLVQPTFVYGHPVEVSPLAKKNPEDPRFTDRFELFIVRREHANAFTELNDPIDQRERFEAQLVEKEAGNDEAHEMDTDFIEALEYGMPPTGGLGIGIDRLVMLLTNAPSIRDVLLFPTMRHQQN from the coding sequence ATGGAAATGAACGATCAAATGCAGGTGCGTCTCGGTAAGATGAACGCCATGCGTGAACAAGGTCTCGATCCATTCGGCGCACGTTTTGAACGTTCGACGGATACTGCGAGCATTCGTGCATCATTTGGTGAACATACAAAAGAAGAGTTGGCTGAACTGAAACCGGAAGTTGCCATCGCGGGTCGTGTCATGACGACACGTCGTAAAGGAAAGGTTAGCTTTACGAACGTCCAGGATGTACAAGGTCAAATTCAGTTGTATGTCCGTAAAGATGATGTCGGTGAAGATGCCTATGAGATCTATAAGACATGTGACTTAGGTGACATCGTCGGGATCCAAGGTTACGTGTTCAAGACGAATGTTGGTGAACTCTCTGTTCACGTCACAGCATTTACGTTATTAACGAAAGCGTTACGTCCACTTCCGGATAAATATCACGGATTAAAAGATATCGAACAACGTTACCGTCAGCGTTACCTCGACCTTATTACGAACCAAGAATCACGTGAGACATTCATCGCACGGAGTAAAGTCATTCGTGGAATCCGTCAATATCTCGATAACCTCGGATACTTGGAAGTCGAAACACCAATGTTGCACACGATTGCGGGTGGAGCATCGGCTCGTCCGTTCATCACGCATCATAATGCACTCGACATGACGCTTTACATGCGGATTGCGATCGAGCTCCATTTGAAACGTTTGATCGTCGGTGGACTTGAGAAAGTCTACGAAATCGGTCGTGTGTTCCGTAATGAAGGAATCTCAACACGCCATAACCCAGAATTCACGATGATCGAACTCTATGAAGCGTATGCGGATTATAAAGACATCATGAACTTAACAGAGAATCTGATCGCTCACGTCGCACAAGAAGTACTCGGTACGACACAAGTCACTTACGGAGAAGACGTCATCGATCTATCTGTCGGTTGGAAACGAGCACACATGGTAGATCTCGTTAAAGAAGCGACAGGTGTCGACTTCTTCGAACAGATTTCAAACGAACGTGCTCTTGAACTGGCACATGAACACGGTGTTGAAGTCCAGTCGCACATGACGACGGGACATATCTTGAATGAGTTCTTCGAACAAAAAGTAGAAGAAACACTAGTCCAACCAACATTCGTCTATGGTCACCCTGTTGAAGTATCACCGCTGGCGAAGAAAAATCCAGAGGATCCACGTTTTACGGATCGCTTTGAATTGTTCATCGTCCGTCGTGAGCATGCGAATGCCTTCACGGAATTGAACGATCCAATCGATCAACGTGAACGTTTCGAAGCACAACTCGTCGAAAAAGAAGCAGGAAACGACGAAGCACATGAAATGGATACAGACTTCATTGAAGCACTCGAGTACGGTATGCCGCCAACGGGTGGTCTTGGAATCGGGATCGATCGTCTCGTCATGCTGTTGACGAATGCGCCATCGATTCGTGATGTGTTACTCTTCCCGACGATGCGTCATCAACAAAATTAA
- the folB gene encoding dihydroneopterin aldolase: MDRIHVTGMRFYGYHGVFAEETKLGQRFNVDLSIGLALAEAGRTDDLTKSVNYAELYEATKRVVEGEPLQLVEALADRIAKEVFALDERIQEASIKVIKPDPPIAGHYEHVAVEINRLREDYA, from the coding sequence GTGGATCGAATTCACGTAACAGGAATGCGTTTTTATGGGTATCACGGTGTATTCGCAGAAGAGACGAAACTCGGTCAACGCTTTAATGTCGACTTATCGATCGGACTTGCATTGGCAGAAGCCGGTCGGACGGATGATTTGACGAAAAGTGTCAATTACGCCGAATTGTATGAAGCGACGAAACGTGTCGTCGAAGGAGAACCGCTCCAACTCGTCGAAGCCTTGGCGGATCGTATCGCAAAAGAAGTCTTTGCGTTAGATGAGCGAATTCAAGAAGCGTCGATCAAGGTCATCAAACCGGATCCGCCGATTGCCGGTCATTATGAACATGTGGCGGTCGAGATCAATCGCCTTCGGGAGGACTATGCATGA
- the dusB gene encoding tRNA dihydrouridine synthase DusB, protein MEFNIGDVKLKNQVILAPMAGVCNPAFRLIAKEFGAGLVCAEMVSDKGILYENERTLQMLYVDEREKPLSLQIYGGSKETLVQAARYVEANTNADIIDINMGCPVPKVTKSDAGAKWLLDPDKVYEMVHAVTQAIDKPVTVKMRTGWDSHHIYCVDNVKAAEAGGAKAVAVHGRTRSQKYEGVADWNIIGEAKKAVNIPIIGNGDVQTPQDAKRMIDEIGVDGVMIGRAALGNPWMLYQTIQYLESGTLPAEPTAREKIDICLLHATRLVALKGEELAVREMRTHVAWYLKGMKGNGRVRNALFNIDTHAGLVELLQQYLRTLEEDVAYA, encoded by the coding sequence ATGGAATTTAACATTGGCGATGTCAAACTGAAGAATCAAGTCATCTTGGCGCCGATGGCAGGCGTCTGTAATCCGGCGTTTCGATTAATCGCAAAAGAATTCGGTGCAGGACTCGTCTGTGCGGAGATGGTCAGCGATAAAGGCATCTTGTATGAGAACGAACGGACGCTACAGATGCTCTATGTGGATGAGCGGGAAAAACCGCTGAGTCTTCAAATCTATGGTGGTTCAAAAGAGACGCTCGTTCAAGCAGCACGATATGTCGAAGCGAACACGAATGCCGACATCATTGATATCAATATGGGCTGTCCGGTTCCGAAAGTCACGAAAAGTGATGCTGGAGCGAAATGGTTGCTTGATCCCGATAAGGTGTATGAGATGGTCCATGCGGTAACGCAAGCGATCGATAAACCGGTGACGGTCAAGATGCGGACCGGCTGGGACAGTCATCACATCTATTGTGTCGATAATGTCAAAGCGGCAGAAGCGGGTGGTGCGAAAGCCGTTGCCGTCCACGGGCGAACACGTTCTCAAAAGTACGAAGGTGTCGCAGACTGGAACATCATTGGGGAAGCCAAAAAAGCGGTCAACATTCCAATCATCGGAAATGGAGATGTTCAGACTCCGCAAGATGCAAAACGGATGATTGACGAGATCGGCGTCGACGGTGTCATGATCGGACGGGCAGCTCTCGGGAACCCATGGATGTTGTATCAGACGATCCAGTATCTCGAATCAGGAACGCTTCCGGCAGAACCGACAGCGCGCGAGAAGATTGATATTTGTCTTTTGCACGCAACGCGACTGGTCGCGCTAAAGGGAGAAGAACTCGCCGTACGCGAAATGCGGACACACGTCGCTTGGTACTTGAAAGGAATGAAGGGGAACGGTCGCGTTCGCAATGCGTTGTTTAATATCGATACGCACGCGGGACTCGTTGAACTCTTACAGCAGTACTTGCGGACACTCGAAGAAGACGTAGCATATGCCTAA